In the Carboxydothermus hydrogenoformans Z-2901 genome, one interval contains:
- a CDS encoding HD family phosphohydrolase has protein sequence MERLKNNQKLLRGLVFFGFFVAFLLLMFLEFIPHRVNLQVGQVAPETIKAPRSIVFEDKAKTEEAREKARSQVPKVYLINPETNAAILGEVNNFFLNIEKILKQNLPPKQKEKQIINELPFSLPAGVAYDLARINLERWKATQRAATEILGELLKKEITPENFTEIKGTLTEKVNRYNLSYPEKEVLILSLNYFLRPNAVYDPEATEKLRDRAAQAVPKVWVSIKQNQKIIGEGEIVTPEHLAKLEALGLLKPRPSFRNLIGAVFLVFFTMLTPLFYLYLQRREIFENLNLLILLGIISFFILALAKSILAINVGAFPEMTPLVGYAVPLGAATMLIAILIDFNLSLLMTALLALLIGFGTELSLKLSIVSFFSGLAGGFGVSHLSQRKDLARAGVNIGIVALVAILALELIDKTPIGTAFLAALIFGPINGILAAIFTNGFLPYLETTFKITSAVTLLELATPSHPLLKKLLMEAPGTYHHSLLVGNLAEAAADKVNANSLLARVGAYYHDIGKLKRPYFFVENQFGSGNPHEKLNPNLSTLIVTSHVKDGVELAREYKLPQIVIDIIEQHHGTSIIKFFFQKAIDINGPEVNAEDFRYPGPKPKTKEAALVMLADSVEAAVRSLKSPTPGRIEGLVRKVIKDKLLDGQLDESNLTFQDLHNIAQAFDKVLSGIFHNRVEYPDINVEALRKEKKS, from the coding sequence ATGGAAAGGTTAAAAAACAACCAAAAACTCCTCCGGGGATTGGTGTTTTTTGGTTTTTTTGTAGCCTTTCTCCTCTTAATGTTCCTGGAATTTATCCCGCATCGGGTAAATCTCCAGGTGGGTCAGGTAGCACCGGAAACTATTAAGGCTCCGCGAAGTATAGTTTTTGAAGACAAGGCCAAAACCGAAGAAGCGCGGGAGAAGGCCCGGAGCCAGGTACCAAAGGTTTATCTAATTAATCCCGAAACCAATGCGGCTATTTTAGGGGAAGTAAATAACTTTTTTTTAAATATAGAAAAAATCTTAAAGCAAAACTTGCCTCCAAAGCAAAAGGAAAAGCAGATTATTAACGAATTACCCTTTTCCTTGCCTGCAGGGGTGGCTTACGATTTGGCCAGAATAAACCTTGAACGCTGGAAAGCAACCCAACGGGCGGCAACGGAAATTTTGGGTGAACTGTTAAAAAAGGAGATTACGCCAGAAAATTTTACGGAAATTAAAGGAACCCTTACCGAGAAGGTTAACCGTTATAACTTAAGTTACCCGGAAAAAGAGGTTTTAATTTTAAGTTTAAATTATTTTTTAAGACCCAATGCGGTATATGATCCGGAAGCCACGGAAAAACTTCGAGACCGTGCTGCCCAGGCGGTACCCAAAGTGTGGGTTTCAATTAAGCAAAATCAGAAAATTATCGGAGAAGGGGAAATTGTTACTCCCGAGCATTTAGCCAAATTGGAAGCTCTGGGGTTACTTAAACCAAGACCTTCATTTCGCAATTTAATTGGAGCGGTATTTCTTGTATTTTTTACCATGTTAACTCCTCTTTTTTACCTGTACTTACAGCGACGGGAAATTTTTGAAAATTTAAACTTACTGATTTTATTGGGGATAATTTCCTTTTTTATCTTAGCATTAGCTAAAAGTATTTTAGCAATCAATGTGGGAGCTTTTCCGGAAATGACCCCGCTGGTGGGCTATGCTGTACCTTTAGGTGCAGCAACGATGTTAATTGCCATTTTAATTGACTTTAATCTGTCCCTTTTGATGACGGCGCTTTTAGCTTTATTAATTGGTTTTGGTACCGAACTTAGCCTTAAGCTATCCATAGTATCTTTTTTTTCTGGACTTGCCGGAGGTTTTGGGGTTTCTCATTTAAGCCAGCGCAAGGATTTAGCCCGGGCTGGAGTAAATATAGGTATTGTAGCTTTAGTAGCAATTCTTGCTTTGGAACTTATAGATAAGACGCCTATAGGTACGGCTTTTTTAGCTGCATTGATTTTTGGTCCAATAAATGGGATTTTAGCTGCCATTTTTACCAACGGCTTTTTACCCTATTTAGAAACGACTTTTAAAATTACTTCAGCGGTAACTTTATTGGAATTAGCAACTCCTTCCCATCCCCTTTTAAAAAAGCTTTTAATGGAAGCACCGGGAACGTACCATCACAGTCTTTTGGTGGGGAATTTAGCGGAAGCGGCGGCGGATAAAGTAAATGCCAATAGCTTACTGGCCCGGGTGGGGGCCTATTACCATGACATAGGTAAATTAAAACGACCGTACTTTTTTGTGGAAAATCAATTTGGTAGCGGTAACCCCCACGAAAAACTTAATCCCAATTTAAGTACCTTAATTGTTACCTCCCATGTGAAGGATGGGGTGGAGCTGGCCCGGGAGTATAAATTACCCCAAATCGTTATCGATATTATCGAGCAGCACCATGGAACCAGCATCATAAAGTTTTTTTTCCAAAAGGCTATTGATATCAACGGACCGGAGGTAAATGCCGAGGATTTTCGCTATCCCGGTCCCAAGCCCAAAACCAAAGAAGCAGCTTTAGTAATGCTGGCCGATTCGGTAGAAGCGGCGGTGCGTTCGTTAAAATCTCCTACTCCCGGTCGTATAGAGGGATTGGTCCGAAAAGTAATTAAGGACAAGCTTTTAGATGGACAGCTGGATGAGTCAAACCTAACTTTTCAGGATTTGCATAACATTGCTCAAGCCTTTGATAAAGTATTATCGGGAATTTTCCATAACCGGGTGGAATATCCGGATATAAACGTGGAAGCTCTCAGAAAGGAGAAAAAATCTTGA
- the ybeY gene encoding rRNA maturation RNase YbeY translates to MTEITNLQDKVDVDETLLNIITQAVSLTLNEEGRAGVVSIALVDNNYIQSLNREYRQKDVPTDVLSFPLADDKDDEVLGDVVISLEKAAEQAKEYGHSFFREVAFLTVHGVLHLLGHDHYEEEETRIMREKEEKILSALGLER, encoded by the coding sequence TTGACGGAAATTACCAATCTTCAGGATAAAGTGGACGTGGATGAGACTTTGTTAAATATAATTACCCAGGCTGTGAGTTTAACATTAAACGAGGAAGGACGCGCAGGGGTAGTAAGCATTGCGCTGGTGGATAACAATTACATTCAGTCTTTAAACCGGGAATACCGCCAAAAGGATGTTCCAACGGATGTTTTATCTTTTCCCCTGGCAGATGATAAAGATGATGAAGTCTTAGGGGATGTGGTGATATCTTTAGAAAAGGCCGCGGAACAAGCAAAAGAATACGGTCATAGTTTTTTTAGGGAAGTGGCGTTTTTAACGGTGCATGGGGTTTTACATTTACTTGGGCATGACCATTATGAAGAAGAAGAAACCCGTATTATGCGGGAAAAAGAAGAAAAAATTTTAAGTGCTCTGGGATTGGAGCGTTAA
- a CDS encoding diacylglycerol kinase family protein produces MRRSLKESFSYAFWGLIYSLRTQRNMKIHFLAGIGVLTLSLFLPFNGYDYLFVFFAVALVIITEMINTAIEATVDLFTKDYHRLAKIAKDVAAGAVLLAAINSIGVFFLVIIPKIKGFSYLNFYRIRLYPLHILLLLIGLLFLLYTFISYGRSRGGKGHF; encoded by the coding sequence ATGCGGCGAAGCTTGAAAGAAAGCTTTAGCTATGCTTTTTGGGGCTTAATTTACAGTTTACGCACCCAGAGAAACATGAAAATTCACTTTTTAGCGGGTATTGGAGTTTTAACCCTTTCTTTATTTTTGCCTTTTAACGGCTATGACTATTTATTTGTCTTTTTTGCCGTAGCTCTGGTGATAATAACGGAAATGATTAATACGGCTATAGAAGCGACCGTAGATTTATTTACCAAAGATTATCACCGGCTTGCAAAAATCGCTAAAGACGTAGCAGCAGGAGCGGTGCTTCTGGCAGCGATAAACAGTATCGGGGTCTTTTTTTTGGTGATTATACCAAAAATCAAGGGTTTTTCTTATTTAAACTTCTATCGTATTAGGCTTTATCCCCTTCACATTTTACTTTTGCTAATAGGGCTTTTATTTCTCCTTTATACTTTCATAAGCTATGGCAGGTCGCGAGGAGGGAAGGGACATTTTTAA
- a CDS encoding DUF502 domain-containing protein — MAGREEGRDIFKKLGNYFLTGLAVITPAAITIYILFALFSFFDRPLRGFFAQIFGIDIPGLGVLTVALLVPIVGMLATNFIGRKILKKFEQLFIKIPVTRSLYKTSKQLIETFLHPERDAFKSVVLARYPKDGSYALGFITGSGFDEINEKTREKLLPVFLPTTPNPTSGWLLYLPEKDIIPLNLSVEDALKIIVSGGIVQPERGEEKDEL, encoded by the coding sequence ATGGCAGGTCGCGAGGAGGGAAGGGACATTTTTAAGAAACTGGGTAACTATTTTTTAACCGGTCTTGCGGTAATTACGCCTGCAGCCATAACCATTTATATTTTATTTGCTTTGTTTTCCTTTTTTGACCGACCCCTTCGGGGATTTTTTGCCCAAATTTTTGGTATTGATATTCCAGGCCTTGGGGTGTTAACAGTAGCTCTGCTGGTACCAATAGTTGGGATGTTGGCTACGAATTTTATAGGAAGAAAAATCCTGAAAAAATTTGAGCAGTTATTCATAAAGATACCGGTTACCCGTTCCCTTTATAAGACTTCTAAGCAATTAATTGAAACTTTTTTACATCCGGAAAGGGATGCATTTAAAAGCGTGGTGTTAGCAAGGTATCCCAAGGACGGTTCTTACGCTCTGGGATTTATCACCGGTTCGGGGTTTGACGAAATAAACGAAAAAACCCGGGAAAAGCTCTTACCGGTCTTTTTACCTACAACCCCCAATCCAACTTCGGGCTGGCTTTTATATTTACCTGAAAAGGATATAATACCCTTAAATCTTTCGGTAGAAGATGCGCTAAAAATTATTGTATCCGGTGGGATAGTCCAACCAGAAAGGGGGGAAGAAAAAGATGAGTTATAA
- the era gene encoding GTPase Era produces MSYKSGFVSIVGRPNVGKSTLLNQVVGTKIAIMSDKPQTTRNKIRAVLTSEKGQIIFIDTPGVQKPRNKLGEFMLKQALTSLDEVDVLLYVVEANSPIGPQENYLLKTLAEVKTPIILVVNKIDVVKMIEAQTLARQIESRLKVAKTYYISALNGTGVSELVEGIFELLPEGPPYYPEGQVTDYPERFIIAEYIREQILHLTREEIPHSVAVVVEEIKPRENSNTVYVSAVIYVERESQKGIIIGKNGQMLKEIGQRARLEIERLLGSNIYLDLWVKVKEDWRNKDVWIRNFGFTEFE; encoded by the coding sequence ATGAGTTATAAATCGGGCTTTGTTTCCATCGTTGGCCGACCCAATGTTGGAAAATCCACTCTTTTAAACCAAGTGGTGGGGACGAAAATTGCAATAATGTCCGATAAACCCCAGACTACCCGGAATAAAATCCGGGCAGTATTGACTTCGGAAAAAGGCCAGATTATTTTTATCGATACTCCCGGCGTACAAAAACCCAGAAATAAACTTGGGGAGTTTATGTTAAAGCAGGCTTTAACCAGTTTGGACGAAGTAGATGTTCTTTTATACGTGGTCGAAGCCAATTCACCGATAGGTCCGCAGGAAAATTATCTCTTAAAGACTTTAGCTGAAGTAAAAACTCCGATAATCTTAGTGGTAAATAAAATTGATGTGGTAAAGATGATTGAGGCCCAAACTCTTGCCAGGCAAATTGAAAGCAGATTAAAGGTTGCCAAAACTTATTACATATCGGCCTTAAACGGAACGGGAGTTTCGGAACTGGTGGAGGGAATTTTTGAATTATTACCCGAGGGGCCGCCGTATTATCCGGAAGGGCAGGTTACCGATTATCCGGAACGATTTATCATTGCGGAGTACATTCGGGAGCAAATACTGCATTTGACCCGGGAAGAAATTCCGCACTCGGTGGCAGTCGTGGTGGAGGAAATAAAACCCCGGGAAAACAGCAATACCGTTTATGTTTCCGCAGTAATTTACGTGGAAAGGGAGAGTCAAAAAGGAATCATCATTGGCAAAAATGGGCAAATGTTAAAAGAGATTGGGCAAAGGGCTCGACTGGAAATTGAGCGGCTACTGGGTAGTAATATTTACCTTGATTTATGGGTAAAGGTAAAGGAAGACTGGCGGAACAAAGATGTCTGGATTCGCAATTTTGGTTTTACGGAGTTTGAATAA
- a CDS encoding L-lactate permease, whose translation MTWTQNYDPFNNIALSALVAAIPIFFLFWALAIKKMKGYIAGLLTLLLAIIVVIFEYKMPVNLALMAAVNGALYGLFPIGWIVITAVYLYNLTVKAGQFEIIKDSIASITEDRRLQALLIAFAFGAFLEGAAGFGTPVAITAAMLVGLGFNPLYAAGICLIANTAPVAFGGIGIPIIVAGQVTGIDAMAISKMVGRQLPLLSVAIPAWLVFIMSGWKGLLEVLPAVLVTGISFAGAQWFSANYLSPMLPDIISSLVSIIALVLFLKVWKPKNIWRFANEPPATLQVKKHSAGAILKAWSPFIVLTILVGDWGLNQVKNVLDLVTLKFHVPGLDGLIYKPGADKAMEAVFKFNWLSAAGTAILIAAIITILILRISFKDAVSVFVDTLKSLKYPLINIAAVLGFAYVANFSGMSQTLGLSLTVTGKAFAFLSPMLGWLGVFITGSDTSANALFAKLQAASAEKLGIDPVLTVAANSSGGVTGKMISPQSIAVATASVGLVGKEAELFRFTVLHSFLFAVVVGIITYLQAYYLKSWIPVYKMIESAGAAAQAQVETGPGLTILGITAVVILALWGLVAALNKK comes from the coding sequence GTGACCTGGACGCAAAACTACGACCCGTTTAACAACATTGCACTGTCGGCTTTGGTGGCAGCGATTCCGATTTTTTTCCTGTTCTGGGCGCTGGCCATCAAAAAGATGAAAGGTTATATTGCGGGCCTTTTAACGTTGCTTTTGGCCATTATTGTGGTGATTTTCGAGTACAAGATGCCCGTAAATCTTGCTTTAATGGCTGCGGTAAACGGCGCATTATATGGTCTTTTCCCTATTGGCTGGATTGTTATTACTGCAGTTTACCTCTATAACCTTACCGTAAAAGCGGGACAGTTTGAAATTATTAAGGATTCCATTGCTTCTATTACCGAAGACCGGAGGCTTCAAGCTCTGTTGATTGCTTTTGCCTTTGGAGCGTTTTTAGAGGGGGCCGCTGGCTTTGGTACCCCGGTGGCGATTACGGCAGCAATGCTCGTTGGTCTTGGTTTTAACCCCTTGTATGCTGCAGGAATTTGCTTGATTGCCAACACTGCTCCCGTTGCTTTTGGAGGAATAGGTATCCCCATTATTGTGGCCGGACAGGTAACGGGAATTGATGCTATGGCGATTAGTAAAATGGTAGGCCGTCAGTTGCCGCTTTTATCGGTAGCCATTCCTGCCTGGTTGGTCTTTATCATGTCCGGGTGGAAGGGTCTTCTTGAGGTCTTACCAGCAGTGTTGGTTACCGGTATTTCCTTTGCCGGTGCTCAGTGGTTTTCTGCAAACTACCTTTCGCCGATGCTCCCAGACATAATCTCTTCCCTTGTTTCAATTATCGCTTTGGTCTTATTCTTAAAGGTTTGGAAGCCGAAAAATATCTGGCGATTTGCCAATGAACCTCCGGCAACATTACAGGTGAAGAAGCATTCCGCAGGGGCTATTTTAAAAGCCTGGTCGCCGTTTATTGTATTAACGATTTTGGTGGGCGACTGGGGGTTAAATCAGGTAAAAAATGTGTTAGACCTTGTTACCCTTAAGTTTCATGTTCCCGGCCTTGATGGTTTAATTTATAAGCCCGGTGCGGACAAAGCCATGGAAGCAGTCTTTAAATTTAACTGGTTGTCAGCAGCCGGGACGGCAATCCTTATTGCTGCAATAATTACGATTTTAATTTTACGAATTAGCTTTAAAGATGCGGTTTCGGTATTTGTTGATACTCTTAAAAGCTTAAAATATCCGCTAATTAACATCGCAGCGGTATTGGGTTTTGCTTATGTCGCTAACTTCTCGGGTATGAGCCAAACGCTGGGTTTATCGCTAACCGTTACAGGAAAAGCGTTTGCCTTTCTTTCACCAATGCTTGGTTGGCTCGGGGTATTTATAACCGGTTCGGATACATCGGCTAATGCTCTTTTCGCTAAATTGCAGGCTGCTTCAGCGGAAAAGCTGGGTATTGATCCGGTCTTAACTGTTGCAGCTAACTCTTCCGGTGGAGTTACCGGTAAGATGATTTCACCGCAAAGCATTGCGGTAGCTACCGCTTCGGTGGGCTTGGTGGGCAAAGAAGCGGAGCTTTTCCGGTTTACCGTGCTGCACAGCTTCTTATTTGCTGTGGTGGTAGGCATCATTACTTATCTCCAGGCGTACTACCTGAAAAGCTGGATTCCGGTTTACAAAATGATTGAAAGTGCTGGAGCTGCAGCTCAAGCTCAGGTAGAAACCGGTCCAGGACTTACCATTCTCGGGATTACCGCAGTGGTAATTTTAGCCCTTTGGGGCTTAGTTGCAGCCCTTAATAAAAAATAA
- a CDS encoding FAD-binding oxidoreductase → MEALAKLQKILGSGKIKTQPEELFVYGYDATAGLKNQMPLAVVFPESTEEVVEIVKWANEYKIPLYPRGSGTNLSGGTVPTAKGVVVELNRLNKILEIDLDNLTATVEPGVIINDLNEAVKPYGLIYPPDPGTVTTATMGGSVAECSGGLRGLKYGVTKHYIMGVEAVIGTGELLKFGGKTVKNVTGYDLPALMVGSEGTLGIITKIIVKLIPAPVAKKSFLAVFNSIDDAGNAIAEIIKNRVIPATLEIMDQTTIRTVEKFKNIGLPVDAQAILLVETDGYPEQVEMEAKIIRQVLEKNRGEVSEAKNDEEREKLWEARRAALPALAQVSPTTVLEDATVPRSQVPAMLKRLKEISEKYNLTIGTFGHAGDGNLHPTILTDETNREEWQRVEKAVEEIFKAALELGGTLSGEHGIGMAKNRFLLWEMGEAGVNLLKRLKLAFDPNNILNPGKMA, encoded by the coding sequence GTGGAAGCACTGGCGAAGCTACAAAAAATTCTTGGTTCCGGGAAGATAAAAACGCAACCGGAGGAGCTTTTTGTTTACGGTTATGACGCTACCGCGGGGTTAAAAAACCAAATGCCTTTAGCGGTGGTATTTCCTGAAAGCACCGAGGAGGTAGTCGAGATTGTTAAATGGGCCAACGAATATAAAATTCCTCTTTATCCGCGGGGTTCAGGGACAAATTTAAGCGGTGGAACTGTGCCGACGGCAAAAGGGGTAGTGGTAGAGTTAAATCGTCTCAATAAAATCTTAGAGATTGACCTGGATAACCTTACGGCTACCGTGGAGCCGGGGGTAATCATCAACGATTTAAATGAAGCGGTGAAACCCTACGGCTTGATTTATCCGCCGGACCCGGGAACGGTTACTACTGCTACTATGGGCGGTTCGGTGGCCGAGTGTTCCGGTGGGCTTCGGGGCCTAAAATACGGTGTAACCAAGCATTATATCATGGGCGTCGAAGCGGTAATTGGTACTGGTGAACTGTTGAAATTTGGCGGCAAGACCGTGAAAAATGTTACCGGCTATGATCTGCCTGCGTTAATGGTGGGAAGCGAAGGTACCTTAGGGATTATTACGAAAATTATCGTAAAACTTATTCCCGCACCGGTAGCCAAAAAAAGCTTCTTAGCTGTATTCAACAGTATTGATGATGCTGGGAACGCCATTGCTGAAATTATTAAAAACCGGGTTATTCCTGCAACTTTAGAAATTATGGACCAAACAACCATCCGGACGGTAGAAAAATTTAAAAACATTGGCCTTCCGGTAGATGCCCAGGCGATTTTACTGGTGGAAACCGATGGTTATCCCGAACAGGTGGAAATGGAAGCTAAAATTATTCGGCAGGTCCTGGAAAAAAATCGGGGAGAAGTATCTGAAGCCAAAAATGATGAAGAGCGGGAAAAACTCTGGGAAGCACGGAGGGCGGCATTACCGGCTTTAGCCCAGGTAAGTCCCACCACCGTTTTGGAAGATGCTACAGTTCCCCGGAGTCAAGTTCCGGCTATGTTAAAGAGGTTAAAGGAAATTAGTGAAAAATATAATCTTACTATTGGTACTTTTGGTCACGCAGGTGATGGAAATCTTCATCCTACAATCCTAACCGACGAAACTAACCGGGAAGAATGGCAGCGAGTGGAAAAAGCTGTAGAAGAAATCTTTAAAGCGGCGTTAGAACTTGGAGGAACGCTTTCCGGGGAACACGGCATTGGCATGGCGAAAAACCGTTTTCTCCTCTGGGAAATGGGGGAAGCGGGGGTTAATCTTTTAAAACGCTTAAAACTTGCTTTTGACCCCAATAATATCTTAAACCCCGGGAAAATGGCGTAG
- a CDS encoding (Fe-S)-binding protein, with the protein MTEIKQEFLKCMRCGNCQAVCPIYKETKMEAEVARGKIQLIKGVTEGVLKPTEYLAEKIATCLTCLACQENCPSGVNYEKILLYGRDYLAKENGLPPVKKAIFKVLRKPRLFNFGLKMASRFQGLALKKVKGRPGRKLRFGLLEDHENRLLPEFSKETLVEKARSKQTSGKEKLLYFPGCMINNVYVNVGEAVIAVLQHNGAQVVVPEKQSCCGTPARVHGDIESAKSLGRYVIDTYLAMDADYVITSCSTCGVTLRQGYVELFADEPEYLEKAKKLAQKTRDINEYLVEKGFIRPKKLNLKVTYHDPCHLNRKLKVNKQPREILKVVLGENFREMKKPAVCCGGAGSFSLTHYPLSKAIGKKKALDIIETGAEVVATSCPGCMLQLNDALAKEGSNIKVLHVAELLAEGYKEN; encoded by the coding sequence GTGACCGAGATTAAACAGGAGTTTTTAAAATGTATGCGTTGCGGTAACTGCCAGGCGGTTTGCCCCATATATAAGGAAACAAAAATGGAAGCGGAAGTGGCCCGGGGCAAGATTCAGCTCATCAAAGGGGTTACCGAAGGGGTATTAAAACCTACCGAATACCTGGCGGAAAAAATTGCTACCTGCCTTACCTGTCTTGCCTGCCAGGAAAACTGCCCCAGCGGGGTTAATTATGAGAAAATTCTCTTATATGGCAGGGACTATTTGGCCAAAGAAAATGGCTTACCGCCGGTGAAAAAAGCAATCTTTAAAGTTTTACGCAAACCCCGACTTTTTAATTTTGGCCTGAAAATGGCTTCCCGTTTTCAGGGGCTTGCCCTGAAAAAGGTTAAAGGTCGGCCGGGAAGGAAACTCAGGTTTGGGCTCCTCGAAGACCATGAAAACCGGTTGTTACCCGAATTTTCCAAGGAAACTCTGGTGGAAAAGGCCAGGTCTAAACAAACTTCTGGGAAAGAAAAGCTTTTGTATTTCCCCGGCTGTATGATCAATAACGTTTATGTTAACGTTGGGGAAGCGGTAATTGCTGTTTTGCAGCACAACGGAGCCCAGGTGGTAGTACCGGAAAAGCAAAGCTGCTGTGGGACTCCCGCCCGGGTGCATGGGGATATAGAGTCGGCCAAGAGCTTAGGACGTTATGTAATTGACACCTATCTTGCGATGGATGCCGATTACGTTATAACCAGCTGTTCTACCTGCGGGGTAACTTTACGACAGGGATATGTTGAACTTTTTGCCGATGAGCCGGAATACCTTGAAAAAGCCAAAAAGCTTGCCCAAAAGACCCGGGACATCAATGAATATCTGGTGGAAAAAGGCTTTATAAGACCTAAAAAACTAAATTTAAAAGTAACTTACCATGATCCCTGCCATTTAAACCGGAAGCTTAAAGTAAATAAACAACCCCGGGAAATATTAAAAGTAGTTTTAGGGGAAAATTTTAGGGAAATGAAAAAGCCTGCTGTCTGTTGCGGCGGGGCCGGTTCTTTTTCCCTGACCCATTACCCACTCTCGAAAGCTATCGGTAAGAAAAAAGCGTTAGATATCATTGAAACCGGCGCAGAAGTAGTGGCAACTTCCTGCCCGGGCTGCATGCTCCAGTTAAATGATGCTTTAGCTAAAGAAGGTTCGAATATCAAGGTCTTACATGTGGCAGAACTTCTGGCGGAAGGATATAAAGAAAATTAA
- a CDS encoding FadR/GntR family transcriptional regulator yields the protein MNFQQIKTKKIYEEIIEQIRLLIARGELKPGDKLPSERELAESLGVSRASVREALSALEVLGVLEVRPGEGTFVREVAADKSFHSLTLLLLLGTTLEVLEVRKILESGAVVLATERATDEDIKRLEDAVVKMEKDLKQGDLGDEADFMFHYGLALATHNSLLVRLMNSIADTMRQSLKINRERLFRTPGMPEIFYKYHKEILEAIKARDKIRAQKVLEEHLTVAEEKLLEE from the coding sequence ATGAATTTTCAGCAGATAAAAACCAAAAAAATTTACGAAGAAATAATCGAGCAAATTAGGTTGCTAATTGCCCGGGGTGAATTAAAGCCAGGGGATAAACTTCCGTCAGAAAGAGAACTTGCCGAAAGCCTTGGGGTCAGTAGAGCTTCGGTTAGAGAGGCATTAAGTGCGTTAGAAGTATTAGGGGTATTAGAAGTAAGACCGGGGGAGGGTACTTTTGTCCGGGAAGTGGCCGCGGATAAGTCCTTTCATTCCCTAACTCTGTTGTTACTGTTAGGTACAACTTTGGAAGTTTTAGAAGTAAGAAAGATTTTAGAATCCGGAGCAGTAGTACTGGCTACAGAAAGAGCTACCGATGAAGATATAAAACGCTTAGAAGATGCCGTAGTAAAAATGGAAAAAGATTTAAAGCAGGGTGATTTAGGGGATGAGGCTGATTTTATGTTTCATTACGGATTGGCTCTTGCTACCCATAATTCCCTTTTGGTACGTCTTATGAATTCCATTGCCGACACCATGCGCCAGTCTTTAAAAATAAACCGTGAGCGGCTTTTTAGAACTCCGGGCATGCCTGAAATTTTTTATAAGTACCACAAAGAAATTTTAGAGGCGATTAAAGCTCGCGATAAAATTAGAGCGCAAAAAGTTTTAGAGGAACATTTAACGGTGGCTGAAGAAAAATTGTTAGAAGAGTAA
- a CDS encoding LutC/YkgG family protein, with protein sequence MLKEKFITELTAVGGEVICGKTYEQLIDSLAGVLAGLGVRKVMYYPHPQVKRLLEKIREKVAVELLTEDYRKPEEVEVGLTGADLGVAESGSLVLVAEDPKLRKMTTLPPVHIAVLEESQIVEKYEDVFEHYAGKLPGYLNFITGPSRTADIERVLTIGVHGPGRLIVFIKEGEE encoded by the coding sequence ATGTTAAAGGAAAAGTTTATTACGGAACTTACTGCGGTGGGTGGCGAGGTTATTTGCGGTAAAACCTATGAACAGTTGATTGACAGTTTGGCGGGAGTACTGGCCGGTCTTGGTGTTCGGAAAGTGATGTACTATCCCCACCCGCAAGTTAAAAGGCTTTTAGAAAAGATAAGGGAAAAAGTGGCGGTAGAACTTCTTACTGAAGATTACCGTAAACCGGAAGAGGTTGAAGTAGGACTTACCGGTGCGGATTTAGGTGTAGCCGAGTCCGGTTCGCTGGTGCTGGTAGCGGAGGATCCAAAACTTCGAAAAATGACTACTTTACCGCCGGTGCACATTGCAGTTTTGGAGGAAAGCCAGATTGTGGAAAAATATGAAGATGTATTTGAACATTATGCTGGGAAGTTACCGGGATACTTAAACTTTATCACCGGACCTTCCAGAACGGCCGATATTGAAAGGGTTTTGACCATCGGGGTTCATGGACCGGGCCGACTTATAGTATTTATAAAAGAGGGTGAGGAATAA